The DNA sequence TAGCCAATCTGCGCGCTCTGCCCGGCGGCAATCAGCGCACTGACCGTAACCAGGCTACGGTCGCGCGGTTTCAGTCCCGGTCTTTGCCACAGATCCAGAAACAGCGGGCTAGTGGTGAATATCACCAGTCCAGGAGAAATTGCGCCGAAGTTCTGCTCTACCGTTGTCGAACGCTGGCTTTCCGCCTCTTGATTAAGTGGAAGAAGCTCCGGTGAAACTGAAGCCAGCTGTTCACGGCTAACACCGCGCGCGACGAATATCTCTTTCGTCACCGCGATAGCGGACATCGCGTTTGGCCAGCCGGAATAGAAAGCCAGATGGGTGATAATCTCAGAGATCTCAGCCGGAGTGACCTGATTATTCAAAGCAACAGCAACATAATGCTTAAGCTCATCAGGCTGATGACGGGCGATAAGCATCGCCACGGTTACGATACTGCGGTCACGGCGCGATAATTCGTTTCTCTGCCAGAGGTCTTCTTCCAGCACCTCGCTGCCAAAACGCACCAGCGCGGGCGCGACGGACTGAATATCCTCAACGGATAATGCTGTAGGGCTAAGTGGTTGAGCCATTTTTTCACCTTTTTTTTCTTCCGCCTGGACAGGAACGCCCAGAATCAATGTCATGGCAGCAGCGGCAATCAATGCTTTCACGATAAACTCCTTATTGGTGAACTAGTTCGTCAGCCTTGCCACCAGCTGACGCTGATATTCAGGTAACTGGCTGCGGCTGGCGCTCTGAAAAACCAGCGGGGGGAGCCAGGTCATTCCTGCATGCAGCGCGCTGGCCTTCATCGGCGTAAACACCTCTGCCAGACTGATACCGACTCGCCCGGACTCGCCGTATGTCGACTCTCCGCCGGCTGCCGTGGTAACAATCAGCATCTCTTTGCCCTGCCAGACTCCAGGCCCCACGCTCCCCCAGGTATCGTTAAGCCAGGCTTTCATCATGGGTGTGATGTTGAACCAGTGGGTAGGGAAAATAAAAACGATACGCGAGCTTTCACGCATAAAGCGACGCTCTTCTTCAGCATTGATTTTCTGCGTGTCATAACCATAAATCGCTTCCAGATTGCGCACCGTTACGCCGGGTACGCTTTGCGCTGCGCCCTCCAGACCTTTGGTCATGACGGATTGTTGCGGATAAGGATGAGAAACAATAACCAGCGTTTTATGCTGGGCAGCAATGCTGGCGCTGGTAGAACAAATAAAAAACACGGCTGCGGTCAACAGGCAAAACAGACCGGGGATATAACGGATTGGGTGTTTCATCGAGGTCTCCTTCTCTTTTGCCTCAAGGGTAAGGTGAGCAATAAGAAGGAACCAGCCCTCAGCGTCGAATGGCGTTGTGAATAATTTTCATCAATCAGCTTACAGACCTAACGGCTTTATCTCGCGGACAAGAGAGATTAATAAGCGCAGCCCGGTCGGGATTTGATGACGGCTGGAATAATAGATATAGAACCCCGGTCCGTAGGAGGCCCAGTCGGTCAGCACCAGGCGCAGGCGCCCTTTGCTGACGTGCTCTGCAATCAGCGGTTCAGGCAGATACATCAGGCCAAACCCCTGCAAAATCGCCACCACCCCGGTTTCGGCCTGATCGACGGTAAGCAAAGGGGGAACTTTTACGGCGATCTGCTCGTCGCCGCGCTCGAACTCCCATTTATAAATCCGATTATTTCCCAGACGATTGCTGACGCAGCGGTGCTGATGAAGATCGTTGGGATGCTGCGGCACGCCAAAGCGGGCCAGATATTCCGGTGATGCGGCAACGACCCAGCGCACGTCGGCGGACAGCCGCTGCGCCACCATGTCTTCAGGCACGGTTCCACCGTAGCGGATCCCGGCGTCAAATCGCTGCTCCGTCACATCAATTATGCGGTTACTGGCCGCGATATCGAGCTCAATATTGGGGTAACGTTCAGCAAAAATCGGTAAAACCGGAGCCAGCAGCAGCGTGGCCGCCTCAACGGCGACGTTAAGCCGAATATGTCCCGCAGGCGAATCGCGAAACTGATTAAGCTGTTCAAT is a window from the Klebsiella oxytoca genome containing:
- a CDS encoding carboxymuconolactone decarboxylase family protein — encoded protein: MKALIAAAAMTLILGVPVQAEEKKGEKMAQPLSPTALSVEDIQSVAPALVRFGSEVLEEDLWQRNELSRRDRSIVTVAMLIARHQPDELKHYVAVALNNQVTPAEISEIITHLAFYSGWPNAMSAIAVTKEIFVARGVSREQLASVSPELLPLNQEAESQRSTTVEQNFGAISPGLVIFTTSPLFLDLWQRPGLKPRDRSLVTVSALIAAGQSAQIGYHLNRAMDNGLSAQEAGEIVAHAAFYAGWPNAFSAVAVVGEVLRARGLVG
- a CDS encoding NAD(P)H-dependent oxidoreductase — translated: MKHPIRYIPGLFCLLTAAVFFICSTSASIAAQHKTLVIVSHPYPQQSVMTKGLEGAAQSVPGVTVRNLEAIYGYDTQKINAEEERRFMRESSRIVFIFPTHWFNITPMMKAWLNDTWGSVGPGVWQGKEMLIVTTAAGGESTYGESGRVGISLAEVFTPMKASALHAGMTWLPPLVFQSASRSQLPEYQRQLVARLTN
- a CDS encoding LysR family transcriptional regulator, giving the protein MNLNRADMADLIYFCAIARHHSFSKAAVELGVSASTLSHALKGFEARLGVRLLNRTTKSVTLTAPGESLARAVSEPVASIDAAIEQLNQFRDSPAGHIRLNVAVEAATLLLAPVLPIFAERYPNIELDIAASNRIIDVTEQRFDAGIRYGGTVPEDMVAQRLSADVRWVVAASPEYLARFGVPQHPNDLHQHRCVSNRLGNNRIYKWEFERGDEQIAVKVPPLLTVDQAETGVVAILQGFGLMYLPEPLIAEHVSKGRLRLVLTDWASYGPGFYIYYSSRHQIPTGLRLLISLVREIKPLGL